From Deltaproteobacteria bacterium, one genomic window encodes:
- a CDS encoding sensor domain-containing diguanylate cyclase gives MERTKPFLDEATREAIEAIRHSDRILELKTFSEIGKALTSSVSLNEVMEVALEQITKLLRAKYWSLLLIDEVAGELKFEIAVGEGADKLKEMRLKLGEGIAGWVAEKGVPLLVPDVRRDPRFTKKGDNVTNFQTRSIICVPLVTKGKTLGVIELINKVEEDFYGEQDLFLLTTMADYTAIAIENALLFDKIQQLTVTDDLTQLGNSRFLHTFLDQEVERAKRYDEHISMIFIDMDHFKQINDVHGHLCGSKMLTEFAGILKRVLRKVDIACRYGGDEFVIVLPATPKDKAKIVAEKILTACNEHVFLKEEGLNKKMTASIGVASFPVDAKSKLELIQLADHAMYRVKNRSRNAVEVA, from the coding sequence ATGGAGAGAACCAAGCCATTTCTCGACGAGGCCACGCGGGAGGCCATCGAGGCAATACGCCATTCCGACCGTATCCTTGAGCTAAAGACCTTTAGCGAAATAGGCAAGGCGCTTACGTCCTCTGTCTCTCTAAACGAGGTCATGGAGGTCGCGCTCGAGCAAATCACAAAACTTCTAAGGGCAAAGTACTGGTCGCTTCTCCTGATAGACGAGGTAGCAGGAGAACTGAAATTCGAGATAGCCGTTGGTGAAGGCGCTGACAAGCTAAAGGAAATGCGGCTAAAGCTTGGCGAAGGAATCGCCGGCTGGGTCGCGGAAAAAGGCGTTCCGCTGCTTGTCCCGGACGTTCGCAGAGACCCGAGGTTTACGAAAAAAGGCGACAATGTGACGAACTTCCAGACGCGCTCAATCATCTGCGTCCCTCTTGTCACAAAGGGCAAAACACTTGGCGTAATAGAGCTTATAAACAAAGTCGAAGAGGACTTCTACGGCGAGCAGGACCTCTTTCTCCTCACCACCATGGCCGACTATACGGCCATAGCAATAGAGAACGCCCTGCTCTTCGACAAGATACAGCAATTGACCGTCACAGACGATTTGACGCAGCTTGGGAACTCGAGGTTCCTGCACACGTTCCTCGACCAGGAAGTCGAGCGCGCAAAGCGCTACGACGAGCACATATCCATGATATTCATCGACATGGACCACTTTAAGCAGATAAACGACGTGCACGGCCATCTCTGCGGCAGCAAGATGCTAACCGAGTTCGCGGGCATATTGAAGCGGGTTTTGAGAAAGGTCGACATCGCGTGCCGCTACGGCGGTGACGAGTTCGTAATAGTTTTACCGGCCACGCCAAAGGACAAGGCAAAAATCGTTGCAGAAAAAATTCTCACCGCGTGCAACGAGCACGTGTTCCTCAAAGAAGAAGGCCTCAATAAAAAAATGACGGCCAGCATCGGGGTCGCTTCCTTTCCAGTGGACGCCAAAAGCAAGCTCGAACTCATACAGCTTGCCGACCATGCCATGTACCGCGTAAAGAACCGATCGAGAAACGCGGTGGAGGTGGCGTAA